The following nucleotide sequence is from Pseudonocardia sp. C8.
GAAGGCGTCGTTGAGCTCGTGGAGCAGACGCATGCTCTGCGCGTTCCGCGCGTCCGGGCGGTTCAGGACGATCCGGGCGACCCTGTCCGCCGGCCGCTCGTAGAGGATGTGCTCGAACTCGCTCACGGCCGGTCCTGCCCGCCGGATCCGGCCGCCCGGGCGGCGACGGTGGCCGCCGCAGCGGCCGCGGTGGCGGCGACACCCTCGACCCGCTCCCGTGTCAGCGGCGGCACGAAGCCGGGGGCCATCGCGAAGTCCGCGTTCGTGTGGGCGACCGGCCGCCGGTGGGAGAACGTGTCGAACCCGGCCTTGCCATGGTAGCCACCCGAGCCGCTCATCCCCACCCCGCCGAACGGCGCAGCGTGGTTCATGTAGGCCAGGGCGAAGTCGTTGCGCGACACCGAACCCGACGTGGTGTCGCGGAGGAACCGCCGGAAGTCGGCACCGTCCTCGCCGTACCAGTACGACGCGAGCGGGTGCTCTCCCGCTCCGGCGTACGCGATGGCCTCGTCGATCCCGGTGTAGGTGTGCACGACGAGCACCGGCCCGAAGATCTCCTCACGGTGGATCGCGGCACCGGCCGGCACGTCGAGCAGGAGCGTCGGCGGGATGCGGCGGGCGGCCGCGGCCGGCAGCCGGTCCCGTTCGGCGTCGGGCACGATCACGATCTCGGCCGCACCCTTGGCCGTGGCGTCCGCGACCAGCCCGGTAACCCGCCGGTAGTTGGCCTCGTTGATGACCGCCACGACGTCGGGGTTGTCGACGAAGGTCGGGAAGTGCGCGAGCACGGCCTGCCGGTAGGCCTCGACGAAGGCCTCCCTTCCCTGCTCCGGGACGAAGACGTAGTCCGGGCAGAGACACACCTGGCCGCTGTTCACGAGACGGGCGGGTGCGATCCGCGCGGCGGCGTCGGCGACGTCGGCGTCGGGGGCGACGATCGCCGGGTTCTTGCCCCCGAGCTCGAGCGTCACCGGCACCAGGTTCCGGGCCGCAGCGGCGCCGACGATGCGACCGACCGCAGGCGATCCGGTGAAGAAGATGTGGTCGAACCGGAGCTCGCTGAACGCCTCGGCCGTGGCCCGGCCGCCGTTGACGACCGCGACCTCGTCGGCGTCCATCCGCGACGCGACCGCACGGGCGAACACCGTCCCGGTGTGCGGGGTCATGTCCGAGATCTTGATCATCACCCGGTTGCCGGCGGCGAGTGCTTCCACCGCGGGCAGGACCGCGAGCACGACCGGGAAGTTCCACGGGCCGATGACGCCGACGACGCCCTTCGGGCGGATCTCGATCGTGGTCGAGACGGCCCCTCCCAGTGCGGGGGGAACCTCGACCGGCCGCATCCAGTCCTCGAGGTTCTCGCGGGCGAAGGTGATCGCGTCCGTCGCGCCCAGGAGGTCGAGCTCGAGCGAGGTCGTCTCGGGGCGGCCGCCGAAGTCGGCGTCCAGCGCCTTGGCGAGCTCGTCGGCGTGTTCCAGGACGGCGGCCACGAAGCGGTCGATGCGGTTCCGGCGGGTCGCGGCGTCGGGGACCGGGTCGGCGGCCTGGGCGGCCCGTTGGGCATCGAGGAGCCGCTGCAGCTCGTCCGGCGTGACGTCGGTGACGGGTTCGGTGTTCATGTCGCCATTTCCTCCTCAGACGAGCGCGTTCTGCGCCGCGGTCTCCGTGGCCCAGCGGTAGTCGGCCTTGCCGGCAGGGCTCCGGACGACCGCGTCGACGCGGACGATGGCCTTGGGGAGCTTGTAGCGGGCGAGGGTCTTCCCGGCCCGGGCCAGCAGCTCCTCGTCGCTGGGGTCGTGCCCGTCCTCGATCTGGACGACGGCGACGACCTCGGTGCCCCAGCGCTCGCTCGGACGCCCGACGACGACCACGTCGCCGACGCCCGGGTGGTCCGCCAGTGCCGACTCGACCTCCTCGGCGAACACCTTCTCGCCGCCGGTGTTGATCGTCACCGAGTCGCGGCCGAGCAGCTCGATCGTGCCGTCGG
It contains:
- a CDS encoding aldehyde dehydrogenase family protein; this encodes MNTEPVTDVTPDELQRLLDAQRAAQAADPVPDAATRRNRIDRFVAAVLEHADELAKALDADFGGRPETTSLELDLLGATDAITFARENLEDWMRPVEVPPALGGAVSTTIEIRPKGVVGVIGPWNFPVVLAVLPAVEALAAGNRVMIKISDMTPHTGTVFARAVASRMDADEVAVVNGGRATAEAFSELRFDHIFFTGSPAVGRIVGAAAARNLVPVTLELGGKNPAIVAPDADVADAAARIAPARLVNSGQVCLCPDYVFVPEQGREAFVEAYRQAVLAHFPTFVDNPDVVAVINEANYRRVTGLVADATAKGAAEIVIVPDAERDRLPAAAARRIPPTLLLDVPAGAAIHREEIFGPVLVVHTYTGIDEAIAYAGAGEHPLASYWYGEDGADFRRFLRDTTSGSVSRNDFALAYMNHAAPFGGVGMSGSGGYHGKAGFDTFSHRRPVAHTNADFAMAPGFVPPLTRERVEGVAATAAAAAATVAARAAGSGGQDRP